TTACTTTAGAAAAGTGAGACACGGAAGCTTGATATTGATCCTTGTTGTACAATGTGCTCTCTAGCTTCTTTGCCTCTCACAAAAAAATCTTATCAATTGCATTAATATTTTGATCAATACAAATGGCAAAGTGATTTCTCGTTTGCGTTTGATAGTCAGTTACCAATCGCAGCATGATTCTGGACATACTTTTTTCTGAATTTGACATCCATTTATGACGTACTATGCGAATCTTACACTAGAATATTTAATCATTAGATCCTGAAAATCGTCGTAAAATATATTCATCTTGGCTGAATATAAAAACTAATGTGGGTGTAGATCTGAAATCATCATAATTAAATAgcatttaaaaatatgaacatcAGTAGCTTATAAGCAGTTTTAGCGACATATTTATTCTGCCTTACTTATACAGTGATTAGTGTGTATTATTTTCATACAATcatgttcattttatgtttacataaatacGGTGtagtaaatattcattttttcaagtaagtatttGATCACAATATGTCTGTGATGTCAAGTCAATCCACTTCAGATTGTTTCCCGAATGGCCACAGTCTTGAGCAGAATGAATAGCTATACGAAGcgtttcaaataaaacttttccTGCATCATGAATTCGTTCGAGGTTTTGTCAGAACATATCAGACACCATTCGttctatttgtttttaatatcactTCGCTGGGATGCATAAGAGTCCTTACCGTCCCTGTCCATTCTCTGGAACCCATACATATATCATATTTGAACATAGAAATACGTCAAGTTCACATTACAGGTCTCACAAACCTTGcttttaatttggaaaattttcaagaaacatctcttttaatatttttgaaacattcaTGCATCTGATTAAAAATTCATACACACCTTAGAGATCATATCGTAAGTTTATACATCAGGTTCTGTATTTTGACATGATTATTCCCCGTTTTGATCCAGGAAAAGTAGCAGTGCTGTTGTTTTGTTTGAACATCTTTGAAACCAATGAaggtattggattgaaactttaaaaaagggCTGTAAGAATCATACGTCAAGTTGTCATAGCAGGTCAAATGGATTTGACTTTTATTAGGACAACAATATTTCCCTATTTGGACTTTGAAAAATGTCCAGAAAATGTATTGTCCTTCAATATTCATTAAACTTCTGTATGcactggattgaaactttacataaatctCGTATCATAATGCAGTTATACACATCGTGTTTGCGGTTTTTCAGGTTGGTCTTGAAATATGCCATTTGGATATTACATAAACCTTTGGGCACATACAGCAAACTGACATAAGAAGACATTTATACAAAATAGTTTCTCATTGTTGTactaaattgtttacatttttgatatattaaataATGACATTATAACAGTGAAGCAGTTTACAGTGACTTGGTATAATGATACATCTTTAAGTAAAGAAGGCACAATAACCCAATAGCTCTTCAGATGACAATGGAAAGTACAGAACCGCGAGTTATGAAAACATTCTAAAACGTGCTATTCGGACAGTGCTGAAAACGGTATCCCCCAAAACACtattttatgacttttgaaacagacagagagaatatatataattcaaatagataGCAGGGTACTAGATTAAGAATCGcacataaaatgtgtttaatttaaGGCATCCGATCCACAAAGCAAAGAGGTAAAATTtcaatgcctggtgaccccatggtTTTTTGGGGGgctttttttaattatatatatcatttgaaagtgttttgTCTGCTGAACACGAATTAGGTAATACGATGACTAAAATGATAAGTACGAATCACTACAGTCttgtttttgactgcgaaatgataaatcttacactgtaataactggatttctgttgaagtatcattgaaaaatattaaataaaaaaatgaaaattttataacttatttttgtcatgtaatttatattttctttttcagtagacaataaactttcaaatgatacctacattatatgagcttaccaggcatcaatatttgatatattttaaaggtactgttatatagaacttgcttatctGTGGACCGGATTCCTTAGCATGATCTATCCTACACTAAATAGATGTTACAATGATATAATTTTAAGATTCAATCAAATACTTATCTTTATTTCAGGCGAACAAATGTTTACGATCATTAAATGTTGCTTGGAACGGATTTGGTAAAGAGGGAGCAAAAGCTTTAGGTGAAGCCCTGCCGGAAAACGACAGTTTAACTGAATTAGATGTTACAAATAATAGAATTAATGCAAACGGGATGGCTTTGTTTATGATTGGATTACGCACTAATGAAACTCTACAAAGTTTAAAGGTAAGCGCTATTAATAACATAGCAACAGCATAGCAGCAAGCAAATATAACAGATTGTATGTtagtatttgaaaatataaaatttcataattacTTGTACTATGTCAGTTTACATAGCCAGACTGAATGCATGTCAAGGCTTTAGCAAACCTGTAGGAGAATTTCTATATCAAACCTAGATTATGTTCTGCTGAGTGATTCATTTGTTTGTACGGTATCAGCTTTGATTATTAGTTGTAAATTATATGATAGCGTactgtatttaaattattttatctggttttaaataacataaaccGTCTTTTCTTGCAGCTTGGAATGAATCCATTCAGCAGTGAAGTTGCAAAGCATTTACTTCTTATTATAGAAGCTAATGAGAAATGTGCTTTAACACACCTAGAAATGTCTGTAAGTCTGTAATACTGGCATTTCATACTagttcattacaattttaaaacttttcttaaaatactttcgaacaaattatttacaaacatGTTTTCTTGTGTCAACATTTGGTGACAAGCCATTTTGCATATCCggcatttatatttatgtttaacaataaaacattatatattgtAAGATTATACACCGCGTCATGCATGCTTGTATTTGATCACTGTACTCTTTTCCTGGTTTTAGTCGCtaattagtttagtttatactaatttgttttagctcaattgtaatgaaagctttaagcttatttaaaCAACTCTCGAGTCTGTTTCCTAGAAAAATcggtactggtgtcatatgagaagtcatggttgtgaccccaatggggctcaaacccacgacccctgggttgagcggcctaCACCTTAACCACTAAACCACTGCTTCCCTTAATAAACGTTATTTCTAAAAAGAAGTCTGTCAGTTTTAAATTTCTGCTACAGGATGTGTCTGTAGACGAAGATGTTGTTGCAGTACTTGAACGGTTGGCTGGTAATCGACATTTAAGTGTAAATCACGGGAAAATCGTTCGCAAAGTACCCGAAAAGCCCTACGTCCCACCACCCCTACCTCCACGTGATCCTCTTGAATTAATGTTCGAGTTCAAATACGAGCATGGATACCGGACACTTGACCTACTGATGAGAATGGATAAAGATAATAATATGGTCGTCGACAGAGAGGAGTTTAAAAATGGGCTTTTGGTATGGTACCTCCTTAAGTTTGACACTTTTAGAGAAACATGAAAATGCCATGtaatttattatttgtatattctataatgaaatttattactAAGACAAGTATACTTTATTagatttgtttttactttat
This genomic window from Mercenaria mercenaria strain notata unplaced genomic scaffold, MADL_Memer_1 contig_2958, whole genome shotgun sequence contains:
- the LOC123558395 gene encoding leucine-rich repeat-containing protein 74A-like, giving the protein MKANKCLRSLNVAWNGFGKEGAKALGEALPENDSLTELDVTNNRINANGMALFMIGLRTNETLQSLKLGMNPFSSEVAKHLLLIIEANEKCALTHLEMSDVSVDEDVVAVLERLAGNRHLSVNHGKIVRKVPEKPYVPPPLPPRDPLELMFEFKYEHGYRTLDLLMRMDKDNNMVVDREEFKNGLLEMDIEADDDQIDELMSRLDTNSDGNIDYSEFVQGEKEYGSRQKRHMNMQTLGKIRSLAAAMLKLRVKAHMNDAETRRLSTQNTESKLTAPK